A genomic window from Eptesicus fuscus isolate TK198812 chromosome 19, DD_ASM_mEF_20220401, whole genome shotgun sequence includes:
- the LOC129147202 gene encoding protein FAM170A-like yields MKHKKKRKHLEGPCNTQEDTPQRQSPVEAAACRQAAGERPDFSKGFIGVFSPLKRPRLEKDGPYNTKDDAPQSKSTEEIPSCGQGAREKSAFSEPFVCVFSPSKHPRLHEDGRCVSQDNVPQPESPVEAAACSQAAGEKPAFSEHLIGVSTPSKRARPDEDEMKELPVSQHSEPTEDSSDYLQTYIPSHSLNKNEPFQSPVHGTDVRPMKMYYMRVQLERGVAVLFHTKEGMVPPSKKIKMEEMTYLGKVHKDVPFSHMSEKEHLIAREPMLDSRAQEKRGEADRPAQPPALSGYPSAKTPEWLVALDSGFRCMACCRVFPSLEVLQEHVECGVREGFSCHVFHRAMAHLKYKERMRKKKERKKKATFRF; encoded by the exons ATGAAGCATAAGAAAAAACGGAAACATCTGGAAG GACCATGCAACACCCAAGAGGACACGCCTCAGCGTCAGTCACCTGTGGAGGCCGCAGCCTGTCGTCAGGCAGCAGGAGAAAGGCCTGACTTCTCTAAAGGTTTCATCGGTGTCTTCTCCCCATTGAAGCGTCCCCGTCTTGAGAAGGATG GACCATACAACACCAAAGACGATGCACCTCAATCAAAATCAACTGAGGAGATCCCATCCTGTGGTCAAGGAGCAAGAGAAAAGTCTGCCTTCTCTGAACCTTTCGTCTGTGTTTTCTCACCATCTAAGCATCCCCGTCTTCATGAGGATG GACGCTGCGTCAGCCAAGACAACGTGCCCCAGCCTGAGTCGCCCGTGGAGGCCGCAGCCTGTAGTCAGGCAGCAGGAGAAAAGCCTGCCTTCTCAGAACATCTTATCGGTgtctccaccccatccaagcgtGCCCGTCCTGATGAGGATG AAATGAAGGAGCTGCCTGTATCCCAGCACTCGGAGCCAACGGAGGACTCCTCTGACTATTTACAGACCTACATTCCGTCCCATTCACTTAATAAGAACGAGCCCTTTCAGTCCCCAGTACATGGGACAGATGTGAGGCCCATGAAAATGTACTATATGCGTGTACAATTGGAAAGGGGTGTGGCCGTCTTATTCCATACAAAGGAAGGGATGGTGCCGCCCTCAAAAAAGATCAAAATGGAAGAAATGACCTATCTTGGAAAGGTCCATAAAGATGTCCCTTTCTCTCACATGTCTGAGAAGGAACACCTAATTGCCCGTGAGCCGATGTTAGACAGCAGAGCCcaggagaaaaggggggaggcTGACCGTCCAGCACAGCCTCCAGCTCTAAGCGGGTATCCCAGCGCTAAGACGCCTGAGTGGCTGGTGGCCCTGGACAGTGGGTTCAGGTGCATGGCCTGCTGCCGGGTCTTCCCCAGCCTAGAAGTCCTCCAGGAGCATGTGGAGTGcggggtcagggagggcttcagCTGCCATGTGTTCCATAGGGCCATGGCTCATCTCAAGTACAAAGAGCGtatgaggaagaagaaggagagaaaaaagaaggcaaCGTTTAGATTCTAG